GGGGCTAAGACCCAACTCTGAAAGGCTTTTGCTGGTCTCTGTGAGTGTTCTTTTCATACTTGCAGGGAGAAACTTGAAATTCACCCCTTAAACTCAGCTAAATCTATTAACTAACTAGGGAGGTTTATTGATTCTGCATGACAGAGACCCGAGGCATGTATATGACAAACAACTTCTGTCTTTGTTATTATCCTTTCTTGGGTGTATATTTAGGTTCACCTTCCTGATGTGGAGTTCTATCTTAATGTTGGAGATTGGCCAGTTGAGTATCGGAAAGCTAATGATACACCTGGTCCTATACCTGTCATTTCATGGTGTGGCTCTTTGGATTCAAGAGATATAGTCCTTCCAACATATGATGTAACCCACTCGACTCTTGAAACCCTACGTGGAGTCACAAATGATCTCCTTTCTATTCAAGGAAATACAGGTAAATGAGAGATCATGGAGTTAAAGACAGGATTTGTAAACTACCAAAGCAGCAAGCTGCATTCAAATAATGTGTTAAAGTCTTCAGTTCACAAGCGCCTTAGGAGGTCTCTTAATACAAGCAGGTCAGTCTTTACAGAGTGTGAACACTTTTAACACTGCTACTAAGCAGGTGTTCAATATGGGTCTAGAGCCACAATTTAAGTCCAGTGTACAATAATGGTGAATTTTAACTTAAAGGTATCCAGAAGATAGCTGTGACctgtcagaagaaaaataaatatcattaAAAGGCCTTTCTCCTCAGTGAAGGACTTGAATATGTTCCTTCTAATCAAATAGTAATCCTTATCCTGACAGTGATGTGGCCCAGTGTCCTGTTTAcataaaaatgaatttgaaTCCCAAAAGAAGTAAACTAGTACTATGCTGCAGCctctttcaaagaagaaaatactctctgtatataaaataaacccaactCAGAGTGGGATATtctaaattgtttttctttgaaggGTCAGTTTTACTGACAGGTGTCTTCCACTCGGGAAACTAATGAATACTTAGGGATCAGATAAATGGCATGAACAATACTTAAGGAGTAAAACTTGAGTGAGGAGATACTTCTACTATTTCATTAGTTCACAGTTTCTCTTTATTAGCTTTTAAAGTCATTTAGTTCAATTACCTGTTTGAAGCACTGGGTTTACTGATTTAATATAGCTGCTTTTCCATTTAGAAGATGGTAGGAGCGTACTCCACTTTAGTAGGTCCTTTAAGGAAATTTCCAGCAGAAGATGAGGAAGGAcatatttcatgtttttaaaagcaggcaGTAAGTAGAGATGAAGTCTTCCAGGCTCTTGCTAAGTATTTTGAGGACACCATATAGCAGTTTTATCCTTTTTAAGTCATCATTGATTCCTCAAAGACCCAACTAAATTGCCAAGTGACAGAAGTAAATTTTACTAAAGAAATTTTGGTTATTGTGGCAGGCTTTGTGGATGGACAATTACTTTAATTATTAGTGTTGTACTTACATAATTTGATTATAATTCCTTATGTAGCTTGCAAGATATTTcaagttatttaaatataaaattgttGAGTGGAAAAGCAATCCTCTGATTTTTCTAAGTGGTTTGGTTTCTCATCCCAGAATTCAAGCCAGAACTGGGAGTGTAAGCCCATGATTAATAAGGGTTTATGGATTCACTACAAGAAATCATGCCTGTTTTACCATGTCTCTGAGCATGATGCCACCTTCATAGCATGTTCCTTGTTTGCACTAAACATACCATGAACATCTCATTACTGTTTGCTTTTAACTTACCACTCAATGCTTGTAGGCCCAtcctgggaaaacaaaacagagcaagCTTTATTCAGAGGTCGAGACAGCCGAGAAGAACGTCTCAATCTTGTTAAGTTATCCAAGAAAAATCCAGAACTACTAGATGCTGGAATAACAGgatatttcttcttcagagaaaaagaaaaagagctgggAAAGATTCCGCTGATGGGCTTCTTTGACTTCTTTAAGGTAGCAAACAAATTACAGTCTTGGATTAAGTTTGCTTCAGGTTCCTATCATCTGAGAAGACAAGGCTTACTTCTGTGAATTGCATTCAGTAAACAAAACAATTATGCtacactgggagcactggttcACTTGGGGTAAATAGACCACCTGTAATCAAAGTCATGGTGTGACACACTTCTAAAAAAAGCCACTATACTTTTTTCCTGGAGTTCCTTAAAGAGGGTTCTTGGGAGATTTATTCAATAGATTGAGAAACTTGATTTCTCACCATcagggtttcttttctttggggTATATAGGAAAGCAATGCACAGTTTGTGTCCATTGCAAGTATGGATGTCAGAGCCCTTTTAGTAGCAAGGCAGAAAAGTAGATGGGTGTTTCTGTTGCACTGTAACACACAAATTCCACTGCAGCTAtggtaaaaaaagtaaaagggaCAGAGTCCTGTAAAAAGGCATTATAATATATGGCAACTGAAGTTCTGTTCAAGAGATTAATCCATCAGAAATGCTGTAACAGCCAAGAGCATTTAGTGCCAGAGCAGTACATTCATGgttatttttactgtaatgTTGCAGATTATTTTATACATGTTTCAGATTATTCTACATAAGTGCATAATTTTAAATCAGAATAAATTTAATCTTTTTGGATTCAGGTACagattagttttatttcattccCAGCTTTAATAGAATACCTATGAGGCAGTTCATGTGATACAAACGTTCTTGACTGTCAGTCTTGTGTTGAAAACAAGTCTTTTTTTTCAACTATGTTATCCAGAACACCTTGAAACTACACCTGCTTAACATTAAAACAGGTTTGAAGATGAGAATTAATAAACCCAATTAAGCCTTGCCTGTGAAAATAAGCTTTTATACAGCCAGTGTTCCTATTCTGATTCACGTcgtttcacctttttttcttctatcttcATATTGTAGTACAAATACCAAGTGAATGTGGATGGGACTGTAGCAGCTTACAGGTTTCCATACCTCTTGCTGGGTGACAGCCTAGTATTGAAGCAAGATTCCCAGTACTATGAACACTTTTATATTGGATTGAAACCTTGGAAACATTATGTTCCTGTCAAGAGAAACTTAGAGGACTTGCTGGAGAAGATAAAATGGGCTAAGGTAAGTTCCATTACAAATTCAAGTTCAAAGTGATAAACAAATATGTAAACTATTTATCTTAATATTCTCTTTTCCATATGCATGAACTCGATATTGAGATCCTGGGataaaggaaatacattttgctGTTAATATAAGATGGGAAGGCCTTATTCAAGTAACCACCTCTATTGAGGGAAATGCTTAAGAATTCATTTTAGGTATATGCAGAAATGTTTAGTGAGTCAGAGTCTTGGTATACTGACTAATGCAGCTAATCTTCAAAGAAACACTCAGAATCCTAGCTACCACTTAAATAATTCTATTATCTTTTTTAGGTCCTGACTGGAACAGAAGTCACTGCATGTTTGGTTTGAATGTACAAAAACTTGCTTCTCTGTAACATGCTCAGAATGAGACCATTGTGTaaccaaacaaaccaatatCATTGTGAGATTGAAAACACCATTTGTGCTTTAAGTTTAGCtattgagttaaaaaaaataggaaaagttTATGTTCTGAGAGCAGTTGTTCTTCATAAAGAATCATAAATACTAATATTTAGAGAATACTAAAAGCTTTGAAATAGGGACCTAAAAAACTTGGGAGTAATTACATGAATACaagtggaattattttttttaaaggaagacaTCAAATTGGATTGTGTATGAGAGGACAAGTGCTGTGGCTCTGTcttctgtaaaactaagtatgTCTGGGAGATGTTGGACCTGATTTTGAAGAGGCTTGTGGCTTGGATAAAACAGTACAGCAATAATCAACTGAGCTTTCCAAATGGTACAATTACCTATGAAAGCTGTTATTGATAGCCCCAAGGGAGTGGTTATGACCATAAAAGCAAtctggtattttttaaaaatctgcaatTTAAAGTGTGCCTTTACAGTCTACCAGTAATTGCACATAAAGTTGCAGATCTGAATAGCTCCTTTAATAAAACTTCTAATGCCAGCCAGGCTCTGAGTAACTCACTGACTGCTCTTATTATTCATTCTTTTCATCTCAATTTTTGCAGGAAAATGATGAAGAAGCGAGAGGAATTGCTAAAGAAGGACAACTAATGGCAAGAGAATTACTTCAGCCTCACAGGCTTTACTGCTACTATTACAAAGTGCTCGAGGTTAGTACAGTAgatcctttttattattttccccaACTGCTACTGGTGCTGCAAACTTCATATTCAATCAACAGCAGGCATGGTTCATATTATTCATGGATCAGTGTGAAGAACTTTCATAAAACTTACTTCATTAACTGACATAATAGTTGGTTTACAGAATCAGATGCTATGTTCTTTTGCCCCATCCCCACAGTCCAGACCTGGTTTCAGTGTCACTTGGTATGTGGTTTCTAATAGGCATAGAGGATAATCTGTACacagctttcttcctttttcccttcatgCTTAACTCATGAGTTACTGTGCTGTATTACAAAACATTGAATATATGAAAAAGAAGTTACAGAAGCACAACTAGCAGTGTGGTAAGGGATGAAGCAGGCCAAACAGTCATTGCTTCCCAGGGAGATGTCTGGTGAAAGAaatttctgttctctgaaaGTGCtaaattctttttcctgttttcctgtgctgtgtTAGATCTCTGCCTCAGCAGCCACAGGTTGGCACAAAGTTTGGAACTGTTCAGTGTACAAAAATGATAGCATTATCTGCGTAAAGTGGTTAGAGGCACAAATAATGGCAATACTGAAATTACCATTAATAATAGGACAGGAGAAGACATTAAAGGAGGGTTTCAGAGGTAATGTAGCCTATTAGTAGGTGTGTTATAAAAACACCTTGTACACAGGTTGTAAACAATGACATAAGGAGCCTGGATAAAGGCAAGCTTGTGagtggaagggaggaggaaaattCTGTTTCATGAATTATATGTTGGAGCTTATAGCATCCTTAAATGTTGTTtacatatttcagaaatatgCCAAACGCCAAGCCAGCAAACCTGAAATACGGGATGGAATGGAACTTGTACCTCAGCCTGATGACAGAGACTCAGTATGCAGCTGCCACAGGAAAAAGCCTTTAAGGGAAGATCTGTAACTGTACCGGATGAAGAAAATCACCCACTTACAATGCAAGAATTCAAATAGGAATTAAGCTGTGAAATCTAAGACAATTATGCACTAGCAAACATTCTTACTTATATATTCTTCTTGTCTTAACATACTCTTTTTCACGCTGACTCTGCTCTACAAGGGTGGTTCCCACAGTTTTGTAACCTTGACCACCACCAGGCAGATACTGAACCTGGAATGAGGGGGCGCATCTAGGGGGTTTGTTTGATGTACTGCAGCATCAGGAAGAAGAGCACAGTGCTGCTTGTGTTCCAGCTGGGACCTAGTTACCAAAGTTTTATGAAGAACCAGTCATCCACAAAAGATCTATGAGTCAGTGCAGGTTATTCTAAAGGAGCATTTGCAACATACTAAAACAGTGTTATGATTTCTTCATAAAGTTTACCTCAGTGTTAGATTGTTTCTTGTATACAAAACAGTTTTCTAACTAGACAAAGAAAGTATTTGAGATTTACAGATATCAAATCTGTTGTTGCTTTTAGATTATTTTGTGGTCTATGACAGATAACAGAATAAAGAACATGATAGACTATTTAGCAATGtcagagggaaaggaagaggagggggagagatcagaataatattttataagCACCATGGCTGTGAATTACCAAAgttaaatgctgctttaaagcagACTGTGTAGCTATAACAATCAAAGGGCTTTGAGTGCCAAGACACCACTGTGAAGACCTGGTTCTTGCTAGGTCTGTGAATATAGGCACAGATCCACAAAAGGACTTAAGAACTTCAGGTGAGACCAGTTGAAATACTGGTGCCTTAGTTTAACAATACCGTCTACAGTATTCTAGGCTACTTGAATATTCCCACACTGAAATTTGTTAGCAGAATTGTAGACTGTAGCTTTAACTTCTGTGTAGATCTAAGCATCTTTTCACTTGGATTCATGAGCTACTCTCTCCTGTGCCTGAGTCCCTAAAGGAATATTAGCCACTTTCTGAATTTAGATCATACCTAACCTTATACTGAGATCAGACAGCAGATCAGACTTCATTGTTTTGGTTCAAACATATGACAGAAAAAGCCtatgctgtgttttctgtgtaaGGGTCTACGGGTTAGAGACCATACTAAGCAATTGGGAAGCCAGTTGTCTTTATTGGTTTgattcaaagccatttttccaGAGGGCCTTAGCTTCAATCTGGAGAAGAGGTCTTCAGGTCTTCCACTGAAGTTGTGCAGCCATGAAGCTAAGGATACAAAATTCACAGGACCAGAAGGAGCTGGTCATACCATTGTAATAAAGTGTGCCTTTGGGtgtggggaagaggaaaaatgctAGTCCTGGGTGCAGCTTGCAGTACCTCTGCTGATTTTTACCCAAGGTTCTCCACTTCAGAATGCATAAACAATCCTGTAAGGAGACACCAATGCCAGTACCAAGACCAATGCCCCCAGGCACCCATTTCTGTCCTCTGCATTGTTGGCTTGGCTAATGTAGCCTGCCTGAGCAGCCTCATACTTGGGTACACTCAGATAATGGTTTAGGAATAGAATTGTCTTAAGTCTGTGGAGAATTCTCTTAAGTCTGTGGACTTGTCTAATTGGTGCATAAAGTCTAGTGCTCTGCACTTCATGGAGGTTTCAGTCTTGGTTCTACACTGCAAGTTACTCTTACAAAATACATGAAACAAAATTTCTGCACTGCAACAGGAAGAAAGACTAGATTTTTCAGTATGCTAAATACAGAAAGAACTTCAGGTTTCTAAAGAGGTTCATGCAACTCTCcatcatttatttattacatTATGCCAGTTAAGAAAAAACCTGGAACATGTTGCCCTACCCATCATTCTCTTTGTTCTGGTTCTATCACTATATAtagtggttgtttttttatttagcatGACAATTAGTCCTAGAATTTCAGGCTATAAATACATGTTCAGCTCATCTGCCATAATATTTTCTACACCAAAATTCAAGAACAGGGCTCCATTGCTGAAGATGATACTAAAAACAGAGCATGtgctcctcttcccttctctgtaTACAGTAATTTTTACTATATGATATTATTTTGTGATATTGTCTATTTTATCATGTGCCTTTTATATTCACCAGTATTTGTGGAAGTGGTATGCTCACTAAAAGCAATTAAGCAGACCAGATGGTTGACAGCACGAGGTTTTTTTCCACCTCTCACACACGTATTTCAAACCAAAAGTCCAAAAATgatctgtttatatttttaaatgggagAGAACAAGGGGAGTCATGACGCATACTTTGGAGTTCTTTGGAAATACCTGTGTAGGAAAGACTGCCTTGAAACAGAAGTCTTTCAAATTGGAAGAAGAATCAGTTAAAATTTAAATGGTCATGAATTCAAATAAATGTGAAGATTTtatccctcctttcttccctcctaagaagaaagaaacaccaCCTATTCTAAATTCTTCTCTGCCAAAAAACCCTCCATGCTGTTTTAGTAATTATCACTCCAAAGCAAAGACTACTCTGTCACAGAATGTCTTACAGATGCTTTTATAGCTTAGGGGCAAGAAATATCCTGAAAAATACTAATATATGTATCTTCCTTCCAAAATTAAAAACCAGTAGTGACACAGTAGAACTTTTATTAAAAGTGCTTAGTCATTTGAGAAAATCTGCTTCAACTTACAACTACAGATCTTCTGAAGATAAAATGTAAGGCAAAGAAGCCTTTCCTCTTTCCACTGGTGGTACTATATGCAATTTAAATTATAATGAAGAGCAATTGCAACAATTGCCCCTCCAGGCCAGAAAAATGTCAGATCTATTTTAGTTTGATGACAGGATGATACACTTCATGCTGGTGTGTTACAGGAATTGCTAAATATTCAGTAAAACCTGTCTGTACAAGTAAAGTGTAATGCATGCCTTGCGTGGTATTTTTAAGCAACATACATACACTAGAGTTTCTATTATTCTATAGTAGTTCTTAAACAGCAACTGAGTAAATTTCTTATACACCTAGCAGTTCatggtaattttaaaaatatttaccatACCACAGTACagtaatttcagattttaatgCAAAACATAGGATTTAAGTCAGTAAAACCTGTCCTGTTTTCAGCAGTGGCGGTCAGTTTTAACACACTCTAGAACTTATCACTGATGATGAAGACacatttatttgtttgaaatagTATGTCCAAAAGTCCAGGGCCAATATTTTCAAACACACGAATCTACATAGAAATGGTCTGAATTCAAAAAACGTTGGTCATGCAGAGCCTTTACTGCAAGTTCCTTACTTTCAGATCTCTTTAACCCAAACAGGAGTTTCATACACTGAACACTCCAGAAAATTAGTCCTTTTGTgttatgttatatatatatgtcctAATATATTTAGGCACCCACATTTGGAAATACTCATCCAACCTCAGTTTCATCTTGAAATGAGAACTAGCAAATCATGGTCTGCTGAACATAAAGGGGATATAAATTCAGTACATTTTTAGACTGTATTTTTGAGATATACCTCAAGATAACTAATACACTAGTTTCATGAAAGTATTGTGCCAAGTCTGCCTTGTAGattcataattaaaaaacccctaTAATCAAAGCTTGCCTGATGGAATGTTAGATTCAAGCACCCTTCCTGGGAAGCATACGCCCGGCATTTATTACATTAGAAAGTAAATTATTTAGTTAGGGAGGAGAGCTGACAGGGAAAACATACATCACCTGTTTGAGCATGTTTGAGAAGCTTGCAAAGAAAtgataataaagaaaagaagcattgCATAAACCTAGGATATTATCAGCTCCTTTActgcttcagcttttcaaaagcattctCTGCAAGTACAGTGATGAATTGCAAGATTTTATATGAACATGTTATTGTTTAAGTTCGCAGGATTCGACCACTAGAATCTTCTTGTCTGAATACTTTTATAGCATTTTAGTGAGGCTATATACATACTAATGCTTGGCTTTTGTTTGCGTTGTTAATAATGTAAGAAAATCTGTACTATAGAGTGTTATGGcagtaattttgtattttgctgtaAGAATAAgggaaaaattattattttgcatGTCTGTTTGAAGACATTTGAGACATCTGTAGCATATACATTGAGTCCCACCATGGAGTTGTTATAAGCAAGAGGTTTATTAGCAAGAGTGTGGCCAGCACGTCAAGGGagatgtttcttcctttctgttttgcagttgTGAGTCTGCAACTAGAGAACTGTATTCAGTTTTGGACTCCCCcatacaaaaaaatacattgacACAGGGAGCAGATCCAGCCAAGGACCACCAAGGTGATAAAGGGGTTAGGGCACATAAAGTAATGGGAGGAGCTGAGTGATCTGGGTTAGGTCAGCCTTAAAAAGAGAAGCCAGAGGAAAAATTACCATGCTGAACTGTAAAGGAAGGGTGTAGGAAAGATGAAGCCAGACTTCTCAGAGGCACACAGCAGAAGGCCTGCAAATAACAGACACAAGATGCAACATGGGAAATTCCAATTaggtaaagggaaaaaatcttCACAGTTAAAAATCCCAAGGAGATGAAGTTTGGCCTACATGACCTCCAGATGTTCATTATCCTATGAACTACATTTCAGTCATAGACCAAGCTTTTATCTAGTCACATAGTAGGAGGATCCAGCTCCTGAGTGTCTCCAAGAGATAATCTAAGTCTTTCTGTGCTGATACTTCTGACACTGCAGTTTATGTCTCCCTTAATAGTATTGAATTTGCAGATATTTTAATGTTGGCTTACAAGGCTGtaaattatatattaatatatgtaCTACAGCTGAACCCGTATTACATATGAATTACATATTACCACAATATACCATAGTCATGCAGTACACAGAGGATTCAACAGAAATAGGATACATCGATTTGGTAATACATGCTTGGACTGATTGAAAGTGCAAGACCTGATCTTTGAAGATGCTGAATATACACTTACTATGTATGAGACAATTACAAAAGATTCTGAGTGCAGTTATGAACTACCAAAGTAATTTTAAGCAGTCAATGGGAATATTAATATACTTTATAAGTTACACATACACTTAAATGCCAGTGTACTCTGTAGGTCACTGATGAGTGAGCATGACATATTCCCACCCTACTCCCAACACTAAAAGAAATTAGTCAGGATCCATCTGTACCACAGATATGTAGCATAGAGATAGTCAAGACAAATCAGCAGAATACCAGAAACGCACACACGAAATGGGACAAAGCTCTGCATGGTTACCTTCCTGCTGAAAACCcatgaaaatacattattctGTCTAAAAGCTGAGCAATTGAAGCTATACTTGTGACACTAACTTCCACTACAGCTTATGTAACTCAAAACAGGTTGTTCAGCATTAGCAGATGCTGTTGTTTACCTTTGGGTCAAAAGTAACCACACTTCCAGCTACTCTTTCTCTCCCAAAATCTCCAGCCAAGCTGTTACACCACTCTGACTGTAGAGATACGCCAGCTCACAACTGATAGCcaggaaaatacaaaatgtttGCTATCAAGTTAGCGTCCTGTACATCCGACACCTGCTTTCATCTTGCATGTTACTCTCACCACATTTTTTCACTGTTGCAGCAGAAAGAGGTTTGAGTATTTTATTAATTCTGCTGACAGAGTGAAAATGGTTTAGAGTGAAAATTGGCTTTACTTCCAAACGAGGATGGTTTTTCTCTTATGTTCAAAACCATCAGCTGTTACCTCAAGAAGGTGGTAATTTTGTTAGTACGCTTAATTTTatataatgaattttaaaagaattacaaaaaataatatccaaaaccaaaacaaaaccactctgGTGGTAAAAGTTGTTagtcttttaaagaaagatggCTGTTACAGATACTTCGGTCTTTACTGAAGGCAAATCATTAAATGAATTTTATAAACAAAGTAAGTTTAAAGGGATACTTCAGAAATAGTCTATACTGCATTACTGTACACTAATAGTGAACTCCAAGACAAGGTAATTCATAACAGTGAAATTGAGTCAGGTTTATACAATAAGATTTTATCTgctaaaataaaagataaaggAGAGTCAAGAAACATCATATTTCTGATATAACCACACAAGCAAAATCCTATACACAAATTAAACTCATTCTGGCAGGTGTCCTTAAGATCATGAACTTATGCTGTTTGGTAAGGTGAGTTCTTTAAAACACATCAGGAATGTATGTTGCTGATAGAAGATGCATCTCTGCCAATAAGGTCTGCTTTCTTCTGCCCTATGAACAAAGCTACTTGGATGTGGATTAACTCCTGTTGACCAGCTCCAGCATGCCTCTTCACACTACAACCACTCCACCTTTTTTTATAGACTTCAGCATGTCCTCCATTCCCTGAAAGGTTCACTTGTGTCTGCAAGGTAAACAACAGCCACACTGATTCAAAACTTCCTGTAACTGAACCTGAAGGGTAAGTGTAAATTTGAAGTACCTCATTTCCACTTACTTATCTTTTcactcttaaaaaaaccccaaacaacaggCATTTAAAGGTGGTAGAGATCACACAGATATGACTTCAGAGCATATCATTAATGCTTGGCAACATTTAAATGCAAGTAGTACATATATAAGATGCACAGTAATTCAAAGCATTTCTTATGAAAGAGTTTCTAAACTCTGATAGAGTTTCTAAACTCTGATGactgcaggaaaataaatttgcCTGTGATAAAATGtatcaaataaaaaatattccgAAGGTCCAGAAAAACTGCAACTTTTTCCTGACTATTAATAATACTCTATGTATAGTTAATCATTCGCTGGAATTAAGACCATGGTTATTGCTATTTTACTCTTCTGCAGGATAACAGCTTTCATCCATCACACTTC
This Lathamus discolor isolate bLatDis1 chromosome 4, bLatDis1.hap1, whole genome shotgun sequence DNA region includes the following protein-coding sequences:
- the POGLUT3 gene encoding protein O-glucosyltransferase 3, whose protein sequence is MRSRGLLPLVPLVLGAAVPLLRPAEAPDPVSAERSLAWGPGLAAGLALPVRYFYIQAVSAAGRNFSRSPPGRTEFKVVIKALSPKEVTRIYTPRPLDRNDGTFLMRYRMYGSVKKGLKIEILYGDQHVAQSPYILKGPVYHEYCDCPEEDPEIWQNVMSCPSQEPQITKDFTSFPTIDLQRMLKEIPTKFSQTRGAIVHYTILNNRIYRRSLGKYTDFKMFSDEMLLSLARKVHLPDVEFYLNVGDWPVEYRKANDTPGPIPVISWCGSLDSRDIVLPTYDVTHSTLETLRGVTNDLLSIQGNTGPSWENKTEQALFRGRDSREERLNLVKLSKKNPELLDAGITGYFFFREKEKELGKIPLMGFFDFFKYKYQVNVDGTVAAYRFPYLLLGDSLVLKQDSQYYEHFYIGLKPWKHYVPVKRNLEDLLEKIKWAKENDEEARGIAKEGQLMARELLQPHRLYCYYYKVLEKYAKRQASKPEIRDGMELVPQPDDRDSVCSCHRKKPLREDL